The Alligator mississippiensis isolate rAllMis1 chromosome 8, rAllMis1, whole genome shotgun sequence genomic sequence TTTGCACATGAGCTTTtagcttgttttgttttactgcAAAAGCTGcaacagaacaaaataaaaagtaagcCAAGGGTCAGCTAATCAAATAACTGAGCACTGAATGGGAAGAGATTTCCATTCATAATAGACAATTTATCATAATGTTTCAGTTTATGAAATATTTCTGTAACTTAGCAAATAATTACATATGGTTTTTGCTGTTTTATCTTAAGAAGCACATTTTGCTTTtctaggtatatatatatatatatatacctatatttCTAGGCATATATTGTATGTCTTCTCTCATTAAACTGCTGAATTACTGATACAGGTACACTGATTCAATGGCATGTCTGAGAAAAAAAGAACTGATTTGTTACATGTGGGATTTTCTTATTCATGTACATGGTTACTTGTAAGGGAAATGGGACTTAAGATGCAGCTGAACAGCAgttgatgtaatttttttttatttatccaCCAGTGAGTCTTCAAGACCTGACACAATGCATGAAGCAACTTCTAATGCAGTTGCCCGTTTATGATAAGGAAATAAGTTATTTCTGGTGgttacttcccctcccccccactcctcccacacCCATGTATTAGCAAATTATGTCTATTTGCGTAgtgtgggaaggaggaggaaggaaacaaGATATGCAAATCATAAGACTCTACTGTAGTGGTAAAGCTTCTTCCACCTTAGTGGATCCATTAGTAGAAATTAAAAGCCTTCACTCTAAGAATTGACTGACCTCAGTCCTATTTTAAAGATGTAAGTTTGATTTAACTGGAGCACATGCCTTAACTTGCTTAACTTAACTTAAAGGGTGATTTCCCTTTAATAGCCAATGAAACTCATCAGCAAAACCAAATAGTGCACAGCCTTGTCCTGGAAGATATCGAAACACATGAATGGAACTCAAATTACATATGcacaaatcatttttatttttaaagcgtGATTCTTATAAACAAAAATGTAGAACAAACAGTTGTCAAATCAGTGCCTTGACATGGATACACCTAAGGCAAAATGGTAGCTTGAAAGGGAAATAGAAGTAGACCGTTCCCAGTAGGATGAATGGTGATTGAGGGTTATAAGCATCCTAAGAGCAATACCTGCCTCTATAAGCTGAATCTTTATACTATTAAATTGCACGATAGTTAGCCTAGGAGAAACACTTGATAAAAGACTAATAAAAATAGCATTCCATGTGTTTGAATATATACATAAGCTCTAATCCTACAAAGACTGATTGCATGTGTGCTTACATGTATGCACTGCAAATAGTCCCATTGGCACACAAAGTTAAGCATGTATGTCAGTCTTTGACACAATGGAGTGCCTAATTAAGTCAGTAGTCTTTCATTTGATTTCAGTGGTCTTTGGATTGGTTGTTTATCCTCTGTTTTCCTGATGATAAAGCTATAGAACAgcgattctcaactagggtgtcatggcacccagtggtgccttgagatccttttaagggtgccaggCAATATTATCACTGTTAGGTGTAAGTGTAACCATCTACATGtagttcacaagataaacccagagattgctAAAAGGTGATGTTTTCTAAGGAGTGACTTGAGTCTAATGAGATGTCTTGAgactaaaaatgttgagaaccactgctgtaaaagttagcctttaaataaaaaaatatgttcCTTGTGCTCATAGAACACCAATATTCCTTTAAAATAGCTACATATCtataaaccatttttaaaaaattaaaaaaagaagtaagCTATATTAGCCTATTGTCCTTAAAATAAAATCACTTGCCATTGGAGATGACAACCAGCATGGTTATTCTTTAATTGCATACTAGTGCTTGCCCATCACTTATGTCTCTCACTGATAAATGTGAAGATAATTTTGGGTGGACCACAGAGTAACAAAATAAATTCAAGTACTTAAATTACAGTTTGCAAGTGTCCATAAATTGTTTGTTTTCACACATATAAATGAAGCTTAGATACTGTAgatgtgacagctgctgctgctggtacaTAATGATGGTTCTTCAAACTAAGTTTGAAAAACAACATGCTCATGAAGAGGATAAATCTGTGTATAAATTCAGTCAAATTAATGTTCAGACTTTAGCAGGATCTGAGTTGGTCCAGTGGGTGCATGATAGTGCATATAAGGCTATCCTGTACTTGTAGAACTGTGGGTGCCATACTAAATTAAGATTCAGCCCTTGAGGAAGCTCcatttttgtgtccttgtgtgCAGGGCTGTTTATTTGCCATTTTCTATTTCCTGTTCTGTACTTGTACTCTGAAAGATGGCTCATGGAGAGGAAGGCAACCTGCATCtcaatatttaaatatatggtTGAGTGTCTTTGGCTTGATCACCAGAGACAAAATAGGAAAGAAATAGCTAGAAAATAGGGAAAGGGCTGTTAACTCGTTCAGGCCTTTCCCCTGCAACACTGCACCCTTCTGTGTTATGTGTAGTTCAAGTGGGTCATGTGTGGAATCAGACCAGTGCACTCCAGCTATGGGttttccagcttccagcacccaTAACATTTTTACCATGAGTTTAATTGACAAGTTTGCTTTATATAAATTGAAAGATTTTTCACTGTTGAAAAACACCATCAATTAAAGCTGCAGGAGTTTCTAAGCTGCTTATTTGATTGAGGAGTTAGAGAACAATCCAAGATTTTATATGGAACAGGGCTTTTAAAAAGCTGTATTTTTATTCCTTTATTGATGAGCCACTTTCCTTGCTCATAAGACGACTCCTGATGACTATGCTGCTATGCCTTGATATCTGATCCTGAAACTCTGAAGTTGTGAAGAAGTACAGGATTGGATCCAAACAACAGTCCAGGCTTGCAAGGCTTAAGCAGAAAGGTTGAGTGTAAAGTGTACTTATGCGGATGGAGCAGTCTGTAATAATGTCCTCTTTCACCATcatgtaaaagaaaaaatttATGTGATATGGGGTGAAACATATGAAGAACACAATGGCACATGTGGAAATCATCCGTAAAGCCTTCCGTTTCTCACTACTCTGCAAAGGCATTTGAAATGTTTGAAGTGATTCTTTTGTTTTCCAGGTGCAGTACACAATGACAATTAAAGGACCCACAAATCCAAGTAGTTCGGCTACTATTGTCATCACCACTGGCACTACTTTACTGCTGATCTTCTTAACAGCAAGATCCGCAAAGCAGGCATTTGCACTGTTGGTTATGCCTTGGTATCTCATGATTGGAAATGGTGAACAGGCAGCCCCAACAAACATCCATATGGCAACACTAATGGCTGCATCATACCTGCGCTTCCAGTCTTTGGCTTTGAATGGATTGTAGAGAAAAAAGTATCTTTGGATGCTTATGCAGGTAAGGAAACAAATGCTTGCATACATGTTGAGATACTTCAGGTAGAAACATAGCAGGCAGAGTCTATGTCCAAAAGGCCACACATTGTTTATATAATAATAAATGCGCAGTGGTAATGAGAGAACATGAGCAAGATCAGCTACAGCCAAATTAATCATAAAAATGACGGCTTTATTTTTCTTGCTGATGAAGCGACACAAAACCCATAAGGCAGTACTGTTTGCCAGAAGACCTGGTATGAATACTATGGTGTAAGTGACTGCATACAAGTgatgtttaaatgttatattgGGTTCAGCACAGCCAGATCCATTGCTTGCCATTTTGAATGTGTCGGTACGATCATTTGGGACAGGATGGGATGGATGGAGAATTTctgtaaagaataaaaaaaatgctataaagacagtgtaatttttttttcagtgttaatgTTTGTAATTCTCATAGTAGTGCATTTAGTAGCTAGTACAGACTGAGAATGTCCACTGCTAAATCTCCTTGCTATTTAATGCAGTAGCGCAATACTAAAAGTATCTTGTCACTTATGAAATCTCAAGAGCAAAGAACCTTATGACAACATTAATGGTGGTGTCATATCTGTGCTCCCAGTCTTTGACTTAAAATGGATTAGAGAAAGAAATATCTTTGGAAGTTTCTGAAGTAAGGAAGCATAAGCCTCTGTCAATCTGATCCCCATTACTGTAGTGTCTGGCCACCCTCTAGctattaatttatttatactTTGCAACCCCCTCTGATACAGGGTGCAATAATCaccattttacaggtgaggaaTTGAGGCGCAGGGAGAAAAGCAACTTGCCAAGGGTCACATAGAGGATGAATGTCTCTCCCATGTCCCAAGGTAGTACCTCAATCACTGCACCATCCTTCAGGGAGTGTGACAGCTGCATGTTTCTGAAGCAGTAACAAGACTACCATAACCTGTGAGTGTCGGTGGGAATGGAACTGCTGGCTACCCAGGCAAAGAAAAATTCCTATTATCTAACATTTCACCACCATTCTGATTCACTAACATCCAATTTAATGGACAGATGAAAATTGGTTtaatgtttcctttccttttagctATCACCCAGTGGAAAAGAAATGTTATAAGAGATCCATCTGGCCAGTAGGGCGGTGCAAGGCTTTGGActgtgctttggatccagagaagcttcagacgctTTGGCGTCTGAATCAGCATGTCCACATTGaagcgctggctttgttaggctttctgaagcggttcggagccgctttggagatatggccatagggtataatggggaatcaatgaaatatctataactttgttgttttttgcctgatttggatgaaatttgcagggacgGTAGCCTCTActcagagcatgaagcctgccatgtttcaacaagattggtgcaggggttctgggggaactgcaccacaaattcttgaaagcaaaactcatgtcacatctatgtgttacaccacaggggggtgaaaactgcagggatggtagcccctgctgaggccacaaagcctgccaagtttcaagaagatcagtgcaggggtttggggagaactgcacctcaagctgctgacaggcaaaactcatgacacaaatgaacctgtgtgtgttaaggcacagagggctgaaaactgcagggatggtggctgctgctgaggccacaaagcctgccaagtgtcaaggagataagtgcaggggtttgggggaaactgcacctcaagctgcggacaagcaacactcgtgacatgggtgacactgtggtGCAGCAGAGTGAAATCTGCAGGGATGATAgactgctgtggccacaaagcctgccagctgtcaaggagataggtgtagggctTCTAgattctggggccttgcacctctggctgctgacagacaaaactcatgacacgggtgcttgtgcaactgtgtctgttttggggcagttggggcagggaggcagggaacaggacttctgcaggtctggctgctaagctgctgtgttacctgttaccaatcaatcatgattcactcagggaccagctcaatacaatGTTGCTACCTAATGTAGCCAGTTACTTAGCATCatttaacacctacaaaaccacagactaaggagaggaaataatcaatacagacaatcaactgccccaagacggacacagtcagttgcacaagcaaccatgtcatgagttttgcctgtcagcagctagaggtgcagggcccaagaccccagaagccctgcaccttgacagctggcaggcttcgtggcctcagcaggggccaccacccctgcagctttcaccctgctgcgctttaacacatacagtgtcacccatgtcatgagttttgcctgtctgcagcttaaggtgcagttccccccaaacccctgcatttatctccttgaaacttggcaagctttgtggcctgagcagaggccactactcctgcagttttcagcctgctgtgccttaatacacacagggtcatctgtgtcacaagttttgcct encodes the following:
- the P2RY10 gene encoding putative P2Y purinoceptor 10 gives rise to the protein MASNGSGCAEPNITFKHHLYAVTYTIVFIPGLLANSTALWVLCRFISKKNKAVIFMINLAVADLAHVLSLPLRIYYYINNVWPFGHRLCLLCFYLKYLNMYASICFLTCISIQRYFFLYNPFKAKDWKRRYDAAISVAIWMFVGAACSPFPIMRYQGITNSANACFADLAVKKISSKVVPVVMTIVAELLGFVGPLIVIVYCTWKTKESLQTFQMPLQSSEKRKALRMISTCAIVFFICFTPYHINFFFYMMVKEDIITDCSIRISTLYTQPFCLSLASLDCCLDPILYFFTTSEFQDQISRHSSIVIRSRLMSKESGSSIKE